From the genome of Leptotrichia sp. HSP-342:
ATCCAAATATCTTGAAATCATGCTTTTTAATGTAATTCATAAATACTTTTATCACAGCATACGCAAATACAAACGACAGCACAAAACCTAATGCAATTAAAAACCATTCATATCCGCTTAAAGCTGTACCAAGTTTCACTAGTTTTAAAAGTGTCGCCCCAAGCATTGTCGGAATTGCCAGAAAAAATGAAAATTCCGTTGCTAAAACTCTATTTAATCCAAGCAAAACTCCACCAATAATTGTAGCAGCCGATCTCGAAGTTCCAGGAATCATCGCAAGACATTGAAACAGCCCTACTCCAATTGCAGTTTTTACTGACATCTGAGTAATTGAAGCAATTCCGCCTTCCTTTTTCTCTCTTGACTCAAGCCAAATAAGTATAACTCCATAAATAACAAGCATTATTGCCACAACTACCGAATTAAACAGTACTTTGTCAATAATATCATCAAAAAGAAGTCCTAGCACAACTGCAGGAAGCACTGCAATTACTATTTTTATCCACATTTGAATAATATCTGCTCTTTGACTCTTGCTAAGCCCTTTTGCAAATGGAAAAATTCTTTTCCAATAATACACAACTACGGATAAAATGGCCCCTAACTGTATAATTATCTTGAATGCGTTGGCAAACTCCTCATTTTGTGAAAG
Proteins encoded in this window:
- a CDS encoding undecaprenyl-diphosphate phosphatase — encoded protein: MFADIIKVFILSLVEGLTEFIPVSSTGHMIIVDQFLQLSQNEEFANAFKIIIQLGAILSVVVYYWKRIFPFAKGLSKSQRADIIQMWIKIVIAVLPAVVLGLLFDDIIDKVLFNSVVVAIMLVIYGVILIWLESREKKEGGIASITQMSVKTAIGVGLFQCLAMIPGTSRSAATIIGGVLLGLNRVLATEFSFFLAIPTMLGATLLKLVKLGTALSGYEWFLIALGFVLSFVFAYAVIKVFMNYIKKHDFKIFGYYRIVLGIVVLLLYFMGAIK